A genomic window from Lotus japonicus ecotype B-129 chromosome 1, LjGifu_v1.2 includes:
- the LOC130737713 gene encoding uncharacterized protein LOC130737713, with product MRGLVDPETLLFDPEIDRTFHYRLAQQRRALASAMAAETNAELEARLRAEFARTQEEQVQEAVRRIQQERELEEANRPLRDLNEPVMSYDYPGSIAPQNAEAQNFELRPALINLISQHQYGGSATEDAHAHLERDTAEEWLNSQPQGSITTWEDLAKKFTKKLFPRTLLRKLKNDILVFKQEDTENLHEALERFKKLLRKCPQHNLTLGVQVERFYDGLADSARSNLEAAASGKFEALSAQAGWNLINKMAESAVNSTNDRQNRRGVLEIEAYDRMVASNKQLSQQMTTIQRQFQAAKISNVDSIHCGTCGGPHASEECGTYFDEEVKVLGNSQNNPYSNTYNLGWRNHPNFSWREQNNFNQGGNNQRQYSNQRFQSQNSGPQQNQDQGSGNGKKSLEELMENFINKADTSFKNHEAAIKNLETQVGQMAKQMSERPPGMFPSDTVINPKENCSAITLRSGATLSEPKQKIVENNNVNDEFVGDIEPLGENKKKQKEKEEEKRKVELENKFTKVLFPPFPTNIAKRRLEKQFSKFISMFKKLRVELPFSEVLEKMPQYAKFMKEILSKKRRLSEENEIIELTEECSAILQRKLPPKRKDPGSFTLPVNFGASKQVRALCDLGSSVNLMPLSMFERLNVGELKPTMMMLQLADRSIVAPWGVVEDVLVRVGEFEFPVDFVIIDMDEDSKIPVILGRPFLATSQAKINVGNGTISLRVADEKITFTIFDLKPKPVEKNDVFLVEMMDEWSDEKLK from the exons ATGCGAGGTTTAGTTGATCCAGAGACATTGCTTTTTGATCCAGAAATCGACCGCACCTTTCATTACCGATTAGCACAACAAAGAAGAGCCCTTGCATCTGCAATGGCAGCTGAAACGAATGCTGAATTGGAAGCGCGACTTCGAGCGGAGTTCGCAAGGACTCAAGAGGAACAGGTGCAGGAAGCCGTGCGCCGAATCCAGCAAGAAAGAGAGCTAGAGGAGGCCAACCGCCCCCTCAGGGATCTGAATGAACCTGTCATGAGTTATGATTACCCAGGAAGTATAGCCCCTCAGAATGCCGAGGCTCAGAACTTTGAACTCAGACCTGCACTCATCAACCTGATCAGTCAACATCAATATGGAGGATCTGCCACTGAAGATGCCCATGCTCACCTAGAGCG GGACACAGCTGAGGAGTGGCTCAACTCCCAACCTCAAGGCAGCATAACAACTTGGGAAGATTTAGCaaaaaaattcactaaaaagcTTTTCCCTCGTACCTTGTTGAGGAAGCTGAAGAACGACATTCTGGTTTTTAAACAGGAAGATACTGAGAATCTCCATGAAGCTCTAGAGCGGTTCAAGAAACTGTTAAGGAAGTGCCCTCAGCACAACCTCACTTTGGGAGTGCAGGTGGAGAGGTTTTATGACGGCTTGGCTGATTCTGCAAGATCAAACTTGGAAGCAGCAGCTAGTGGCAAATTCGAAGCTCTTTCAGCTCAAGCAGGTTGGAACTTAATCAATAAAATGGCTGAAAGTGCAGTGAACTCTACCAATGACCGCCAAAACAGAAGGGGTGTACTGGAAATAGAAGCGTATGATAGGATGGTTGCTTCAAACAAGCAATTATCTCAACAAATGACAACTATACAACGACAGTTCCAGGCAGCCAAGATATCTAATGTGGATAGTATCCATTGTGGAACATGCGGAGGTCCTCATGCCAGTGAAGAGTGCGGAACATATTTTGACGAGGAAGTCAAGGTTTTGGGAAATTCCCAAAATAATCCTTATTCCAACACCTACAATCTGGGGTGGAGGAATCATCCTAACTTTTCCTGGAGGGAACAGAACAACTTCAATCAAGGAGGAAATAATCAGAGACAATATTCAAATCAAAGGTTTCAGTCTCAGAATTCAGGACCTCAACAGAATCAGGATCAAGGCAGTGGCAATGggaagaagagcttagaagaattGATGGAGAATTTCATTAACAAAGCAGATACTAGTTTCAAAAATCATGAAGCTGCTATAAAAAATTTGGAGACTCAGGTGGGACAGATGGCCAAGCAAATGTCAGAAAGACCCCCAGGTATGTTTCCTTCAGATACTGTCATTAATCCTAAAGAAAATTGCTCTGCTATAACTCTTAGGAGTGGTGCTACCTTGAGTGAGCCTAAACAGAAAATTGTAGAAAACAATAATGTCAATGATGAGTTTGTAGGAGATATTGAACCTTTaggagaaaataagaaaaaacagaaagaaaaagaagaggaaaagagaAAAGTAGAATTAGAAAATAAGTTTACAAAAGTCCTTTTTCCCCCTTTCCCCACTAACATAGCAAAGAGGAGGTTGGAGAAGCAATTCTCCAAGTTTATATCTATGTTCAAAAAGTTGCGTGTAGAGCTCCCATTCTCTGAAGTTCTTGAAAAGATGCCTCAATATGCTAAATTCATGAAGGAGATACTCTCAAAGAAAAGGAGGTTGAGTGAAGAGAATGAGATCATTGAGCTTACTGAGGAGTGTAGCGCTATTCTACAAAGGAAGCTTCCACCCAAACGAAAGGATCCAGGTAGTTTCACCCTACCCGTTAATTTTGGGGCTTCAAAGCAAGTGAGAGCCTTATGTGATTTAGGGTCCAGCGTCAACTTAATGCCCCTATCAATGTTTGAGCGACTTAATGTTGGTGAACTGAAGCCGACAATGATGATGCTTCAATTAGCGGATCGCTCCATAGTGGCTCCATGGGGAGTTGTTGAAGATGTGCTAGTAAGAGTAGGAGAGTTCGAGTTCCCGGTAGACTTTGTGATAATTGATATGGATGAGGACTCTAAAATACCAGTGATTCTGGGAAGACCGTTCCTAGCCACTTCACAAGCGAAGATAAATGTGGGGAATGGAACGATATCATTAAGGGTAGCTGATGAGAAGATCACCTTCACCATATTTGACCTGAAGCCAAAACCAGTTGAGAAGAATGATGTATTCTTGGTGGAGATGATGGACGAGTGGAGTGATGAGAAGCTGAAGTAG
- the LOC130737720 gene encoding uncharacterized protein LOC130737720, giving the protein MARALEQLTAFLTEQAERARQGAGQGAANNQEEIYHGLDKFLKRSPPKFEGGYNPDGAYEWVRELERIFETLVCAEPRKVAFASYLLSSEARTWWTSVRGRITPEEGELIWEIFKNSFLEKYFPADAKGRKEMEFFELKQEAMSVGEYAAKFEELCQFHPRYSTANDETSKCVKFEYGLRPDIRTVVGHDQIRNFATLVKKCRIFEENEKT; this is encoded by the coding sequence ATGGCGCGAGCACTTGAGCAACTCACCGCTTTCTTGACCGAACAAGCTGAAAGAGCAAGGCAAGGAGCAGGACAAGGGGCTGCGAATAACCAGGAAGAGATTTACCACGGACTGGACAAGTTCCTGAAGCGAAGTCCGCCTAAGTTTGAAGGAGGATATAATCCGGATGGAGCTTATGAATGGGTGCGAGAACTGGAAAGGATTTTCGAAACCCTGGTATGTGCTGAACCTAGAAAAGTGGCTTTCGCTAGCTATTTACTTTCAAGTGAAGCAAGGACATGGTGGACGAGTGTGAGGGGAAGAATTACCCCGGAAGAAGGGGAGTTGATTTGGGAAATCTTCAAGAATTCTTTTCTTGAGAAGTATTTTCCGGCAGATGCCAAAGGTAGGAAGGAAATGGAATTTTTTGAATTGAAGCAGGAAGCGATGTCGGTAGGTGAGTATGCCGCAAAGTTTGAAGAGTTGTGCCAATTCCATCCGCGCTACAGCACGGCTAATGATGAAACATCAAAATGTGTCAAGTTTGAGTATGGATTAAGGCCTGACATTAGGACTGTCGTAGGGCATGACCAAATTCGAAATTTTGCTACTTTAGTGAAAAAGTGCAGGATTTTCGAAGAAAATGAGAAGACATGA